The segment TGAGGCTCCCGTACATGATGGTGATGCACCAGGCGCCGACGGACCGGCCCTTCGGGGGGTATCCCGAGTGCCACTTCCACATCGAGTTCCTCCCCATCCAGCGAACGGCAACGAGGCTGAAATACCTGGCGGGCAGCGAATCGGGCGCGGGCACCTTCATCACGGACGCCAGCCCGGAGGAGATGGCCCAACACCTGCGGCAGGTGGTGGGACAGGCGTGACGACGGTCGACCGGGCTCCGGTTTGGCGCGCGATCGAGGGCTTTCGGGCCCGCTTCGGCGCATCTCCCCAATTGACGGCCCGAGCTCCCGGTCGGGTCAACCTCATCGGCGAGCATACCGACTACACCGGCGGTTTCGTGCTGCCGGTGGCCATCAACCGGGAGATCGCCATCGCCGGCCGCGCCCGTCGCGACCGGACGGCGCGGGCCTACTCGCTCGACTACGAGGATGAGGTGACCATCGACCTTGCGGAGGCTCGCCTGGACCAGGTAGAGCGAGACCCCGACCATCCGTGGAGCAATTACCTTCGCGGCGTTTTCGCCGTGCTGCAGGCCGCCGGGCTGCCCGCCGTGGGAGCCGACATGGCGATAGCGGGAGATGTCCCCCAGGGTGCCGGGCTCTCCTC is part of the Bacillota bacterium genome and harbors:
- a CDS encoding galactokinase family protein → MTTVDRAPVWRAIEGFRARFGASPQLTARAPGRVNLIGEHTDYTGGFVLPVAINREIAIAGRARRDRTARAYSLDYEDEVTIDLAEARLDQVERDPDHPWSNYLRGVFAVLQAAGLPAVGADMAIAGDVPQGAGLSSSAALEVATVMFAQAAAGFELAPIEAVKLARRAENDFVGVACGIMDQFVSRMARRNSALFLDTESLS